GTGGTGCCGCTCTTCAGCATCTCGGCGATGGCGAGCTCGGTGCCGTCGCGCACGAAATCGGGGCTGACCCACTTCGCCTCTGCCGGCCAGATGTGATTGTTCAGCCAGTCCATGAGCGGCAGATCGTCCGCCAGCCCGCGGAACAGGCTCATGGCGGCGTGGGTGTGTGCGTTCACCAGGCCGGGGATGACGGCATGGGTTTTGAGATCGACGGTTTCCGTGGCGTGGTATTTCTTCGCGGCGTCATTCGTGGGCAGGACTTCGACGATTTTCCCGCCGTGGACGGCGATGCTGTGGTGGTTCAGCGTCAGCCCGTCGGGCTCGACGGGTATCACCCAGCGGGCGTTTATTAAGGTGTCGATGGTTTGCATGGGGGAGGGGGTTATTTTAGTTGGGGGAGTATAACCGACCTCCCTCATCCTCGTGAAAGCTGAGATGATAGGGGTTGTCCCTGCAGAGGCGGGGACCCAGCGTTAGAAAAATTGGGAAAAATTGGGGTCAGATCACAGTGTTCGCTAATACAAAAGTTGTGATCTATTTTTAATTGCTATCGAACGAGAAAACAGCCGATTCAGCACACCAGACGCCGCTAGGCGTTAAAGGAGAAGACGTGTGGGTGAAATGAGCGCATGGCAGTACTGGCTTATCGTGGCAGGGGCTCTAATCGCTGCGGAACTTTTTATAGGCAGTCCGATGTTCGTGCTGCTTATTCTCGGTGTCGCTGCTCTCATAGCTTCGATTGTCGCCTGGTTCAGTGCTCCAATGTGGGCTCAACTGCTGGTAGCGACATTGGCATGCATCGCGGGCTATGTCGTGGCGGTTCGTCTGAAGAAACGGGAGCCCGTGGGCGCCACCATCCCGCTCGATAGCGGTGGACGCGTAGAGCTGGTCAAGGTGCTCTCCAATCTCCGGGCGGAGGTGAACTACCGTGGTGCGGTGTGGACGGCAGATTCCGATCGTCCCGGGCTCGACTGGAACGGTCCGCTTTACGTGAAGGAAGTGCGTGGCACAAGTCTTGTTGTCACGTCTGAAAAACCAAACTGAGCATTCCGAAAAAAAGGAGAAAATCGATGCTGCCCTTTGGAATAATCCTGATCGTTGCGATCATCTTTATTTTCCTTGGCGTGAAGATCGTCCCGCAGCAGAGCGCCTACGTCGTTGAGCGTCTTGGGCGTTATCATGCCGTGCTGAACCCTGGCCTGAACCTCATTATTCCCTTCGTCGATCGCCTTGCCTACCGACACTCGCTCAAAGAGGTTGCGATGGATATCGCGCCGCAGATTTGCATTACGAGGGACAACACGCAAATCAACGTTGATGGAGTTCTCTACTACCAGGTGACCGATGCCAAGATGGCAAGCTACGGCGCGGAGAATTACGTGGCGGCCATCAGTCAGCTCGCGCAGACGACGTTGCGCTCGGAGATTGGCAAGCTCGAACTCGATAAGACCTTCGAGGAACGCGAGCATCTGAACCGCGCTGTCATTGGTGTCCTCGATACAGCGGCCGTGACTTGGGGTGTCAAGGTCTTGCGCTATGAGATCAAGGACATTACCCCGCCTGCGGCGATCCTGCATGCCATGCAGGCGCAGATCACCGCTGAACGCGAGAAACGCGCGTTGATCGCCAAGTCCGAAGGCGAGCGCCAGGAGCAAATCAACATTGCCGATGGCGAACGGCAGGCGGCTATCAAGCGCTCGGAAGGAGAAAGGCAGGCCATGATCAACCGCGCCGAGGGCGAGGCCAAGGCGATTCTCGCCGTCGCCGAGGCGAACGCCAAGGGTATCAAGGCCGTCGGTGAATCGCTCATCGGCAGCGGAGGCGATGCCGCGGCAAATCTCAAGGTCGCGGAACGTTACATTGAAGCGTTCGAGGAGTTGGCCAAGGCCGGCAATACCCTGATCGTGCCGTCGACGCTATCGGATATCTCGGGAACCATCGCTTCAGTAATGAGCGTCATTCGCAGCGCGGAATCGAAGCCGGTTGCCCCGCGTCCCGCGAAAGCATAATCAGTTTGATTGAAACAACAAAAGATGTCGTGGGGTGATACACCACCCCACGATTAGATTTTCAGCCAGCGCAGACTGCGAATAACTAGTTATTGACGATTCCTGCTTACTTCGACTCGGCAGCAACCTCGACACGACGGTTCATCGCGCGGCCTTCGGCGGTGTCATTGCTGGCTATCGGATTCGACTCGCCCATGCCCGAAAGCACAATGCGATTCTCGGCCACGCCGTTACTGACCAGATAGTCCTTGGCGGCCTGGGCGCGGCGCATCGACAACTCCTGATTGTATTTCTCGCTGCCGACGCTGTCGGTGTAGCCCGTGACCCGGATGGTCGCGTCTTCCGGAAGCGTCTTCAGCTGGGCAACCGCGGCATCGAGCCGTTGCTTGTCTTCCGCCCGCAGCACCGCCTGATCAAAATCGAACCCGGCTTTCTCGGAGATGTTGATGGGTTCCCTCTGAGGTTCGATGGCAGCGATTTCGGCAGGTGCCGGAGTCGCTACAGGTTCCGGGGCCGGTGCGGCGGCGACGGGCGGCGGCATCAGATGGGCGTCGCATTCCCTGGTTGCCGACTGCGCAGTCCAGTTTGAAGTGCGCACGCAATTACCGCTGTTGTCACGCACGACAACTCCCGAGGCGTCATGGGCATAGCCGCTGCTCATGAGGTCCGAGGCGGCGAAACTTTGCGAGGCAGAAAAGATGCATCCGCCCGATACCAGGGTTGCCAGTATTAATTTTTTCAGTTCCATGTCAGTTCTCCTTTATGCAATGAGGAAAGCTCCACGCGAATGATTCATTAAAACATCGCGA
The DNA window shown above is from Sulfuricaulis limicola and carries:
- a CDS encoding NfeD family protein, with protein sequence MGEMSAWQYWLIVAGALIAAELFIGSPMFVLLILGVAALIASIVAWFSAPMWAQLLVATLACIAGYVVAVRLKKREPVGATIPLDSGGRVELVKVLSNLRAEVNYRGAVWTADSDRPGLDWNGPLYVKEVRGTSLVVTSEKPN
- a CDS encoding SPFH domain-containing protein, whose amino-acid sequence is MLPFGIILIVAIIFIFLGVKIVPQQSAYVVERLGRYHAVLNPGLNLIIPFVDRLAYRHSLKEVAMDIAPQICITRDNTQINVDGVLYYQVTDAKMASYGAENYVAAISQLAQTTLRSEIGKLELDKTFEEREHLNRAVIGVLDTAAVTWGVKVLRYEIKDITPPAAILHAMQAQITAEREKRALIAKSEGERQEQINIADGERQAAIKRSEGERQAMINRAEGEAKAILAVAEANAKGIKAVGESLIGSGGDAAANLKVAERYIEAFEELAKAGNTLIVPSTLSDISGTIASVMSVIRSAESKPVAPRPAKA
- a CDS encoding OmpA family protein produces the protein MELKKLILATLVSGGCIFSASQSFAASDLMSSGYAHDASGVVVRDNSGNCVRTSNWTAQSATRECDAHLMPPPVAAAPAPEPVATPAPAEIAAIEPQREPINISEKAGFDFDQAVLRAEDKQRLDAAVAQLKTLPEDATIRVTGYTDSVGSEKYNQELSMRRAQAAKDYLVSNGVAENRIVLSGMGESNPIASNDTAEGRAMNRRVEVAAESK